Genomic window (Mycolicibacterium smegmatis):
CGCTCGGCGATCATGTCGCGCGCGCGGTGTTCGAGGTCCAGCAGGTTGACGCCGACGGCCGCCATCTCGCTGAGTTCGCGGAGCACCTCGGCCACGAAGCGACCGGTGGTCCGCATCTTGTCGATCTCGGCAGGTGTCTTCAGTTCGATCATGCGTCTTCTCCGTATCGGTATACAAATACCACCCTAGCGGTATTTAAATACCAGCGATACCGTGGACCCGTGGTCCGCACCCCGCTCACCCCCGAACAGGTCGCCGCCGGGCGTCGTCTCGGCGCCACCTTGCGCGCCGCGCGCGCCTCGCGCACCCTCGAAGAGGTCGCCGCGTCGGCGGGCATCTCGCCGGAGACGCTGCGCAAGATCGAGACCGGGCGCCTACCCTCCCCCGCGTTCGGCACCATCGTCGGACTCAGTGACGCACTCGGTGTGCCCCTCGCCCATCTCGCCGAGGTGTGGCGGCCGGCAAAGGCCGCGGCATCCTGAGGCCGTGTAGGCGGGACCAGCGGTACCGGTTACGCTGGCCCTATTGACACATGTCTGACGACACGAGGGAGTGTGGATATGGAGGGCTTCGCCGGGAAAGTCGCCGTCGTCACGGGCGCCGGTAGCGGCATCGGGCAGGCACTGGCCATCGAACTGGGCCGCTCGGGCGCCAAGCTGGCCATCTGCGACGTCGACACCGAAGGCCTCGCCGCGACCGAGGAACGTCTCAAGGCCATCGGCGCCCCCGTGAAGGCCGACCGCCTCGACGTCACCGAACGCGAGGCGTTCCTGCTCTACGCCGACGCGGTCAAGGAGCACTACGGCACGGTCAACCAGATCTACAACAACGCCGGCATCGCGTTCACCGGTGACGTCGAGATCAGCGAGTTCAAGGACATCGAGCGCGTGATGGACGTGGACTTCTGGGGCGTGGTCAACGGCACGAAGGCGTTCCTGCCGCATCTGATCGCCTCGGGCGACGGGCACGTGATCAACGTGTCGAGCGTCTTCGGGCTGTTCTCGGTGCCCGGCCAGGCCGCGTACAACTCCGCGAAGTTCGCGGTGCGCGGCTTCACCGAGGCGCTGCGCCAGGAGATGGCGATCGCCAAGCATCCCGTCAAGGTGACCACCGTGCACCCGGGTGGCATCAAGACCGCGATCGCCCGCAACGCCACCGCGGCCGAGGGACTCGACGCCAAGGAACTCGCCGAGGCGTTCGACAAGAAACTCGCCAACACGACGCCGCAGCGCGCGGCGGTGATCATCCTCGACGGCGTGCGCAAGAACAAGGCGCGCGTGCTCGTGGGGCCCGACGCCAAGATCCTCGACGTCATCGTCCGGATCACCGGATCGGGTTACCAGCGGCTGTTCTCGGCCGTCGCGGCCAAGGCCATGCCCCGCTAGCGACCCGCTAGTGCCCAAGGGGGTTGGCCTGCAGGAACTCGTCGGCCACAGCGCCGGGATCGGCACCCTCGGCGACCTTGCGCCGCATGTCGGCCAGCGACCCGGTGTCGAGCACGCCCGCGATCTCGTTGAGCGCGCGGATCTGCCGTTCGTCGAGTTCGTTGCGCCGGTACAGCGGCACGATGTTCTCGGCGCGGATCAGCGAGGTCCGGTCGGCCAGCACCACCAGGTGTGACGGAATCTCCGGATCGGCGGTGCGCGACCACGCCACGTTGATCCGGCCCGCGTCCAGCGCCGCGAACAGCGTGTCCTCGTCGTCGAACCGCACCGGTTTCGCCGGCGTGCACTGCCCGATCGTCGTCGGCACCTGCGCCCCGGCCACCGCACCGGGCCGCACCTGCGCGCAGTGCCTGCGCAGCGCCGCGAGATCGGTGCCGTCCCATGCCCGCGTGGTGGCCTCGGTGGCCACCAGCGCCGGCTTGTCCTGCGCCGACGTCGTGTAGTCGCCCGCTGCGACACCCTCCGGCAGCGCCGAGAGCAGGTCGCGGTAGACCTGCTCGTCGGCGCGTGCGGACGCACCGGGATCCAGCGCGACCAGCAACTGCCCGGTGAAACCGGGCAGCACCGTCACGGCCGACGAGTCCAGCGCTCCGAGTCCTTCGTCGGTCTCGACGACCTCGGCGGGTGAGCCGTAGTAGCGCAGCGCTGCCGCGTAGAGGTGACCGATGAGTGCGGACTCGGCGCCGGGCGCCGCACCGACCCGGATGGGCGGCGTGCCGGACTGCCCGCCGCATCCGGTCGCGATCAGCGCCAGCACCACCAGGACGGCCGGAACCAGGATGCGGCGCATGAACCTGCTCAGACGCCCGAGGCTTCGGCGACCGCGGCAGCCACGGCCGGGCCCACCCGCGGGTCAAGCGCGCTCGGCACGATGTGGTCCACGCCCAGATCGTCGCCCACCACCGAGAAGATGGCATGCGCGGCAGCCACTTTCATCTCCTCGGTGATCCGGCGCGCACCGGCGTCGAGCGCACCGCGGAACACGCCGGGGAACGCGAGCACGTTGTTGATCTGGTTCGGGAAGTCGCTGCGCCCGGTCGCGACCACGGCGGCGTACTTGCGCGCGGCGTCCGGGTGGATCTCGGGATCCGGGTTGGACAGCGCGAACACGATGCCCTTGGGCGCCATGGTCGCGATGAGTTCCTCGGGCACCAGCCCGGCCGACACCCCGAGGAAGACGTCGGCGCCCGCGAGCGCCTCGGCCAGTCCGCCGGTGAGGCCTCGCGGATTGGTGCGCTGGGCCAGTTCGGCCTTGAACGAGTTCAGATCGGTGCGACCGCTGGACACGATGCCCTTGCTGTCGAGGACGACGATGTCGGAGATGCCGCTGTTGCGCAGGATGTTGGTGCACGCGACGCCCGCCGCGCCGGCCCCGGACACCACGACCTTGAGGCTCGCCAGGTCACGGTCGAGCACCTTGACCGCCCCGAGCAGGGCGGCGAGCACCACGATCGCGGTGCCGTGCTGATCGTCGTGCATCACCGGGCAGTCCAGCGCCTCGATGACGCGGCGCTCGATCTCGAAGCAGCGGGGTGCCGAGATGTCCTCGAGGTTCACCGCGCCGAACGTCGGCCGCAGCCGGACCAGCGTCTCGACGATCTCGTCGGGGTCGTTGGTGTCGAGCACCAGCGGGATGGAGTCCAGGCCGCCGAACGTCTTGAACAGCGCGGCCTTGCCCTCCATGACGGGAAGCGACGCGGCGGCCCCGATGTCACCGAGGCCGAGCACGGCACTGCCGTCGCTGACCACCGCGACCAGGCGGTTGGCCCAGGTGTATCTTGCGGCCAGCGTCGCATCCGCGGCGATCGCCCGGCTGACCTGGGCAACACCGGGGGTGTAGGCGATGGACAACGCTCGCTGGGTATCCAGCGGAGACTTCAACTCGACAGAGAGTTTTCCGCCTTCATGTGCGGCAAAGATCTCGGAGTCCTCGATGACCACTTGCGGGGTACGCACCAATTCCGACACGGCGTCAGGGTACTTCACAGCCAGACCTCACCGGGGGCCCTTCCCCACTCGTGAAAGGTCCTTTACAAACGCCTGACGCGTAGCATTCTGCACACAGCAGCAGAAGGGAGGCCGGAAACATGGCGAAGTTCCGGGCGACCCGTGCCTACCCCAACGCCGACATCCACGCCCCGGTGGCACACGCGATGGTCGACTGCGGTGTCTACTGCGACGGAACCCGCCTGCCCGGCAAGTACACTCACGCAGCCGCGGTGGACAAGGTGCGCGAATTGCAGTCCGCGGGCAAGAAGGCATTCGTGTGGATCGGCCTGCACGAGCCCGACGAGTTCCAGATGCAGTCCGTGGCAGACGTTTTCAGTCTGCACGAACTCGCCGTCGAGGACGCGGTGCACGCGCACCAACGGCCCAAGCTCGAACGCTACGACACCACACTCTTCCTGGTGCTCAAGACCATCAACTACGTCGAGCACGATTCGATGGAGAACGCCAGGGAGATCGTCGAGACGGGTGAGATCATGGTGTTCGTCGGACCGGAGTTCGTCGTCACCGTGCGGCACGGCGACCACAGCGGCCTCGCGGGCGTGCGCAAACGCCTCGATTCCTCGCCGTCGATCCTCAAGCTCGGACCGTTCGCGGTCATGCACGCGATCGCCGACCACGTGGTGGACAGCTACCTCGATGTCACCGATCTCATCGAGACCGACATCGACGCCATGGAAGAGGACGTCTTCTCGCCGCGCAGCCGGTCCGGCATCGAGTACATCTACCTGCTCAAGCGCGAGGTCGTGGAGATGCGCCGCGCGGTCGCCCCGCTGACCCAGGCCCTGTCGCGGCTGCTCACCGACCACAACGACCTCATCTCGGTCGAGGTGCGCCGCTACATGCGCGACGTGCTCGACCACAACGTGATCGCGTCCGAGCGGGTCGCGAGCTACGACGAGATGCTCAGCTCACTCGTACAGGCCGCGCTCGGCAAGATCGCGGTGCAGCAGAACGTGGACATGCGCAAGATCTCGGCGTGGGTCGCGATCGCCGCGGTGCCGACCGCGCTCGCGGGCATCTACGGCATGAACTTCGACAACATGCCCGAATTACATTGGGCGTGGGGCTATCCCGCCGTGCTGTGCGTGATGGCCGTGGTGTGTTTCGTGCTGTACCGCACGTTCCGGCGCAACAACTGGCTCTAGAGCCTCAGGAGGGACTGGCCGCGCGCCGTGCCGGGTCGAGCACGTCGACCCCGTCGGTCTGCCACGCCTCGCGCATCGCGTCGGCACCCTTGAGCCGCACCCACGCCGCCTCGGTCGCGGTGATGGGTGTTGCGGTCAGAAGTTTCACGGGCGAGAGCGGATCCGGCAGGGTCACCTCGCCGATGTCGCTGAGGCCCAACAGATATGCCGTGAAGGGCGCGGTCTCGAACACCGGGTTTTCCAGGTCGATCAGCGCGTCGGCGTCGAGGATCAGGCCCTCGACCGCCGGTGCGGCCGCGACCACCGCGAGCGAGCGTGCGAGACCTGTCGGCGTCGGACCGCGCAGCGACAGCATCACCTCTGCGCGCGGACCGTGGATCGGATCCGACACCAACTCGGTCGGGTCGAACATCGGGTGCCGCGAACAGCCAAGCGTCACATAGTGGTACACATCGGCACCCTCGGTGCGCGGGTCCGGCCCGTAGCGCAGGACGTCGATGCGCTCGGTCCCGAGGAACGTCACGCTCGCGCTCACCGGCTCAGCGGTGATCCCCGCCGCCGTGAAATATTCGTCCAGGCGGGCCCTGACGGCAGCCAGGACGTCGATCACCCGGCGTCCGGCCCCGCCGCTTCGGTGGGATCCGTCGGCGTGATGTCACGGGTCAGGTTCAGACCCGTTGCGGCGTCGAAGATCGACAGCTTGGTGGTGTCGATGGCCAGTTCGATCTGCTCACCCGTGCGCACCCGCGAGTCCGCGGACACCCGGGCGATGAACTGGTTGGTGCCGGCACCCGAATCCGCTGCGAGTTCGGCCAATTGGGCCGATTCGGCACCGGCACCCTCGGTGGTGAAGTGCACGTACTTGTCGGCACCGAGCGATTCGACGATGTCGGCACGCACCGAGAACGTCAGCGCGCGGATGCGCGCGTAGCCGTCGAGCAGCGCGGAGTCCTCGATGTGCTCGGGCCGGATTCCGACGATGATGTTCTCGGGCCGGGCCTGCTTGTCCAGCAGGTCGAGCATGTGCGGGGTCAGCGTCACCTCGCCGAACGGCAGGCGCACACCGACATCGGTACGCGTCGCCGGGAAGAAGTTCATCGCGGGCGAACCGATGAAGCCGGCCACGAACAGGTTGGCGGGGCTGCTGTAGAGCTCGTCGGGCGTGCCGATCTGCTGCACCTCACCGGAGAGCATCACCACCACGCGGTCGCCCAGCGTCATCGCCTCGGTCTGGTCGTGCGTGACGTAGACCGTGGTGGTGCCCAGGCGATCCTGCAGCCGCGAGATCTCCGCGCGCATCTGCACGCGCAGCTTGGCGTCGAGGTTGCTCAGCGGCTCGTCCATGAGGAATGCCTTGGGGCTGCGCACGATTGCGCGTCCCATCGCCACACGCTGACGCTGGCCACCCGAGAGCTGACCGGGTTTGCGGTCGAGCAGTTCGCTGAGATCGAGGATCTTCGCGGTCTCCTCGACCTTGGTGGCGATCTCAGCCTTGGGCACCTTGGCCAGCGTGAGCGGGAACGCGATGTTCTGCCGCACCGTCATGTGCGGGTAGAGCGCGTAGGACTGGAACACCATCGCGATGTCACGGTCCTTGGGCGCCTTCTCGTTGACGCGTTCGCCGCCGATGCGCAGCTCACCGGAGGTGATCTCCTCCAGACCGGCAATCATGTTGAGCGTGGTCGACTTTCCGCATCCGGACGGTCCGACCAGGATGATGAACTCGCCGTCGGCGATCGTCATCGAGAACTCTTTGACGGCCGCCCTGACACCGCCTGCGCCGTCGGGGTAACTCTTGGTCACCCGATCCAACACAATTTCGGCCATCCAATTACCCCTTTACCGCACCGGATGTCAGGCCAGCGACGATGCGCCGCTGGAAGATCAGAACAAAGATGATGATCGGGATCGTGATGACCATCGCGCCTGCCGCGATGGATCCTGTCGGCTCCTCGAACTGCGAGCTGCCCGTGAAGTTCGCGATCGCCACGGGCGCGGTGATCGCCCGCTGGGTCGCGGTGAGCGACAACGCCAGCAGCAGGTCGTTCCACGCGAAGATGAACACCAGGATCGCGGCCGTGACGATGCCGGGGGCCGCCAGCGGCGCGATGACCTTGCGGAACGCCTGTGCGGGCGTGGCCCCGTCCATCTTCGCGGCCTTCTCCAGATCCCAAGGGATCTCACGGAAGAACGCCGAGAGCGTGTAGATCGCCAGCGGCAGCGCGAACGTGATGTACGGGATGATCAGGCCGGGCCACGTATCGAACAGCCCGATGCCGCGCCACATGTTGAAGATCGGTGTGACCAGCGAGATGTGCGGGAACATCGCGATGAGCAGCGCGACGCCGATCAGCAGTTGCTTGCCCGGGAACTGCAGGCGCGCCACGGCGTACGCCGCCATACCGCCGATGACGACCGCGATGATCGTGGTGATCAACCCGATGCCGATCGAGTTGAACAGTGCCGAGGTGAACGCGTCACCCGAGAAGATCGCCTTGTAGTTCGCGAACGTGATCTCCGACGGAATCAGCTTGCCGTCCTTGACGCTCGACGTCGGCTTGAGCGACAGGCTGAGGATCCACAGCACCGGGATCAGCGCATAGACGATCACCAGGACGTTGACGACGCTCCACCACGTTGCCCGCCGGGCATCCACCCGATCGGCCATCAGCGGACCTCCTCGTCGGATCCCGGTGCGGCCGCACCGAAGATCTTGATGTAGATGAACGCGATGATCGCCACCGACAGGAAGATCAGCACGCTGATCGCCGAACCCAGGCCGACGTTGAACGCCTTGAACAGGTTGTCATAGCCCAGGATCGACACCGAACCGGTGTCGTTGGAACCGCCGGTGAGGATGTAGATGTTGTCGAAGATCCGGAACGCGTCGAGCGTGCGGAACAGCAGCGCCACCAGGATCGCGGGTTTGATCATCGGCAGGATGACCTTGGTCAGGCGCTTCCACGGACCCGCACCGTCGACCTGTGCGGCGTTCAGCAGATCCTGCGGCACCAGCGCGAGACCCGCGAGCAGCAGCAGCGCCATGAACGGCGTGGTCTTCCACACCTCGGCGAGCACCACGATCGCCAGCGACGGCAGCTGGTCGGTCAGCGGCGCCGACCCTTCCGGCAGCAGGTTGGCCAGGTAGCCGGTGCCCGGCGTCCACGCGTAGTACCAGCTGTACGACGCGGCCACGGTCACGATGCCGTACGGGATCAGGATCGCCGTGCGCACCGCGCCCTTGCCGAAGATCGTGCGGTGCATGACGAGTGCGAGCGCGAGCCCGAGGGCGAACTCGATGGCCACCGATACCACGGTGATCCCCAGCGTCACCGCGAACGCCGTCCACCAGTACCCGTCGGTCAGCACCGTCACGTAGTTGGCGAGGCCGATGAACTCGGTGTCGTGCGGCTCGGCGAGGTTGTAGCGCTGCAGGCTCAGCCACACCGCGTACCCGATCGGGTACGCGGTCACCGCGAGCATCAGCAGCACCGCGGGAGCGATGAGCCAGAACGCGAGCCTGCGTTCGGACTTCTTGTCGTCGGAGGCCACGGCCGAGGCCGAGGGGGTCACAGCGGCGGTCACGGAATCAGCCCCTTACCGTCGATCGCCTTTTGTACGGCTTCGGTGAGTTCGTCTGCGGTGCGCTCGGGGTCGATGTCCGAGATCGGTGCGAGCGTGGCCGACATCCGGGTGGACACCGCCTGGTAGACCGGCGTGGCCGGCCGCACAGCGGCATTGGTGAGCTGCTGACGGATGATCTCGTACTGCGGGTACTTCTTCTGGAACGCCGGATCGTCGTACAGCGATGTGCGCACAGCGGGCAGACCGCCCTCGATCGAGGTGTAGCGCTGGTTCTCCACATTGCGCAGGCACCGTATCGCCTCGAACGCCTCGGCCTTGTGCTGGCTGGTGCTCGCGACGGCCAGGTTCAGCCCGCCCAGGGTCACCCGGGCCGGTTCGTCGGGATTCACACCCGGATACGGCGCGAACCCGAAGACCTTCTTGCTCGCGTCGAACGCGATGTCGAACTGCTCGTCGGTGGGCGAGAAGGTGCCGACGTCGTTGATGCTGCCCTGCAGCGCGGGATCGCCGTCGAGCGGCAGGAACGACACGCCGCCCTTGACGGCGTTCTCCAGCAGCGACGGAAGAACGTACGGCCAGTTCACCTCGAGCGCGGCCTTGCCCTGTTCGAGTGCCAGCCGGGCGGTGTTCTCGTCGGTCTGGGTGATCGAGGGGTCCGCACCCGGCGCGGTGGCAACCGATTTGATGATCTGCAGCGCCTTGACGGTTGCCGCACGGTGCTCAGGGGTGTCGGTGAGCGTGACGCGCTGCCCGTCGTCGGACAGCACCTGACCGCCCGCGCTCTGCAGCAGCGTGTTGAACCACACCACCATGCCTTCGTACTGCTTGCCCTGAACCGCAATCCAGCTCGGGCCGCCCTCGCGGTACAGGCGGTTGGCCTCGTCGAGCATGCCGTCCCACGTGGTGGGCGGCGCGGGCATCAGATCAGCGCGGTACCACAGCAATTGGGTGTTGGTGGTGATGGGCGCGGCGTAGAGCTCATCCTGCCAGCGGGCCGTCTCCAGTGGCCCGGGCAGCGTGTTCTCCGTCGCGTCGGCCTCGGCGAGACCAGCGGGGTCCTCCGACAGCGGCACGGCCCAACCGGCTTCGGCGAACTCGGCGGTCCACACCACGTCGAGCGCCATCACGTCGAGGCTCTTGTCGTTGCCGGTGAGCCTGCGCGCCAACTGCAACCGTTGGTCGTCGGCGCCCTTGGGCAAATTCCGCTGTGCGATCTGGAACCGGCCGCCGAGGTGTTCGTTGCAGCGGTTGGCGACGGCTTTGAACGTCGCTTCCTCGTTTGCCGGGGTGTAGTAGTTGATGACGATGCCGCCGGTCTGTGAACCGCATGCCGACACCATCGATGCCGCCGCCATCGCGGCCACTGCCGCAGCACATAGCCGCCGAGCGCGCACCGCTCCGCCTCCGTTCACCGTCCGAATTCGCCGCCGGAGCGGCTCGGGGCGGGAACCTCCCGCGCGCAAACCGTAGAGCCAGATGCACGTGAGATGCAACACTTCTGCTGCCGCGCGTCGCAATCGTGACCAGACTGTGCTTGCCAGCGCGACATCCGGCCCCCTCAGATCGTCAAGCGCGCCAGCAGATCCCGGCCCTGTTCGGCGTTCTGCGGATCGCACAGCACGTCGTAGCGCCCCGCGACGAGTTGCATGGTCGAACTGAAATCTCTTGTGCCGCGAGCCATCGCATACGGGATCGCCGAGGTGATCAGGCCGAAGAAGACACCGGCGATCAGGCCCGTGAGCAGCGCACTCCACGGATTCGGGCTGAAGAAGCCGAGGATCAGACCGATGAAAAGACCCAGCCACGCGCCCGAGAGCACGCCGCCCCCGAGCACCTTGGGCCAGGTCAGCCGGCCGGTCACGCGCTCCACCTGCATGAGGTCGACGCCCACGATCGTCACCTGCTGGACCGGGAACTGCTGATCCGAAAGGTAGTCCACGGCGCGCTGCGCCTCGGCGTAGGTGGGGTACGAACCGATCGGCCAGCCGCGCGGCGGCGTCGGCAGCGCACCCCGCATCGGACTGCCTGGCGTCTTACCGGGGTTCTGTCCGGACTGGAAGGGACTGGTCATCTATCTCACTCTCCATCTGTGCCGTCCGTGCCCAGGGCGGCCGGTTGACTGTGCGCTAGGTTGAAAGCATGACAAACCCGGACGGCCCAGCGGGCGGAACGCCGCCATCCGGATCGGGCGAACCTCCCGCCTACCAGCCCGGATACCCGCCGGCGCAGCCGGATCCGTTTGCGCCGGTGGACTATCCCTACTCTCCCCCACCCGCCGCGTTTCCGCCGCCCTACCCGCCGCCGCAGCCCGGATTCTCCTACGCGCCGTTCGATCCGTACGGCAGGCCGCCCGGCACCAACGGGCTCGCGATCGCGTCGCTGGTGTGCTCGCTGGCGGGAATGTTGTGCTGCCTGCCCGGCCTCGCCGGGCTGGTCCTCGGCATCCTCGGGATGCGCGAGACCCGCCGCACCGGTCAGGACGGCTACGGGATCGCCGTGGCGGGCACCGTGATCGGTGCCTTCGTCACCGTGGGCATCGCGTTGTACTTCGTCCTGCTCCTCATCGGCGCGGCCGTCGCGCCCAACTGAGCGCCGGACCGAGCCCGCTCAGGCCGGCGGGCGGAACCGCTCGCCGGTGCGCGAGAGCCCGGCCGCGCGCCCCTTGGCGGCGATCACCAGCGCCATCTTGCGGCTGGCCTCGTCGATCATCTCGTCGCCGAGCATGACCGCGCCCCTGGCGCCGCCTGCCTGCGAGGTGTGCCACTCGTAGGCCTCGAGGATCAGTTCGGCGTGGTCGTAGTCTTTCTGGCGCGGCGCGAAGATCTCGTTGCCCGCCGCGATCTGATCGGGATGCAGCACCCACTTGCCGTCGTAGCCCAACGCCGCCGAACGCGCCGCGACGCGGCGGAACCCTTCGACGTCGCGCACCTTCACGTACGGACCGTCGATCGCGTTGATGCCGTGCGCGCGTGCGGCGATCAGAATCCGCATCAGCACGTGGTGGTGTGCGTCGCCGATGTCGTAACCGTCGGGCTGGCCGCCGACCTCGAGCGTGCGCATCCGCAGGCTCGCCGCCATGTCACCCGGGCCGAGCACCAGCGCCTGCACCCGCGGGCCCGCCGCGATGGCCTCGACGTTGGTCAGACCGAGGGCATCCTCGATCTGCGGTTCGATGCCGATGCGGCCGACAGGCAGGCCGTGGGTCTGCTCCAACTGCGTCAGCAGCAGATCGAGCGCGTGCACGTGCGACACGTCGGTCACCTTGGGCAGCACGATCAGGTCGAGATGCGCACCGGCCGTGGAGACCACCTCGATGACGTCGGAGTACGTCCACGGCGTGGTCCAGTCGTTGACCCGCACGCCGCGCAACTGCCCGGCCCACCCGTCCTCGGCGAGCGCCACCGCGACCTGCGTGCGCGCCTGCGCCTTGGCGTCGGCCGCGACCGCGTCT
Coding sequences:
- a CDS encoding helix-turn-helix domain-containing protein, with the protein product MVRTPLTPEQVAAGRRLGATLRAARASRTLEEVAASAGISPETLRKIETGRLPSPAFGTIVGLSDALGVPLAHLAEVWRPAKAAAS
- a CDS encoding SDR family NAD(P)-dependent oxidoreductase, with amino-acid sequence MEGFAGKVAVVTGAGSGIGQALAIELGRSGAKLAICDVDTEGLAATEERLKAIGAPVKADRLDVTEREAFLLYADAVKEHYGTVNQIYNNAGIAFTGDVEISEFKDIERVMDVDFWGVVNGTKAFLPHLIASGDGHVINVSSVFGLFSVPGQAAYNSAKFAVRGFTEALRQEMAIAKHPVKVTTVHPGGIKTAIARNATAAEGLDAKELAEAFDKKLANTTPQRAAVIILDGVRKNKARVLVGPDAKILDVIVRITGSGYQRLFSAVAAKAMPR
- a CDS encoding glycine betaine ABC transporter substrate-binding protein translates to MRRILVPAVLVVLALIATGCGGQSGTPPIRVGAAPGAESALIGHLYAAALRYYGSPAEVVETDEGLGALDSSAVTVLPGFTGQLLVALDPGASARADEQVYRDLLSALPEGVAAGDYTTSAQDKPALVATEATTRAWDGTDLAALRRHCAQVRPGAVAGAQVPTTIGQCTPAKPVRFDDEDTLFAALDAGRINVAWSRTADPEIPSHLVVLADRTSLIRAENIVPLYRRNELDERQIRALNEIAGVLDTGSLADMRRKVAEGADPGAVADEFLQANPLGH
- a CDS encoding NAD(P)-dependent malic enzyme, coding for MSELVRTPQVVIEDSEIFAAHEGGKLSVELKSPLDTQRALSIAYTPGVAQVSRAIAADATLAARYTWANRLVAVVSDGSAVLGLGDIGAAASLPVMEGKAALFKTFGGLDSIPLVLDTNDPDEIVETLVRLRPTFGAVNLEDISAPRCFEIERRVIEALDCPVMHDDQHGTAIVVLAALLGAVKVLDRDLASLKVVVSGAGAAGVACTNILRNSGISDIVVLDSKGIVSSGRTDLNSFKAELAQRTNPRGLTGGLAEALAGADVFLGVSAGLVPEELIATMAPKGIVFALSNPDPEIHPDAARKYAAVVATGRSDFPNQINNVLAFPGVFRGALDAGARRITEEMKVAAAHAIFSVVGDDLGVDHIVPSALDPRVGPAVAAAVAEASGV
- the corA gene encoding magnesium/cobalt transporter CorA, encoding MAKFRATRAYPNADIHAPVAHAMVDCGVYCDGTRLPGKYTHAAAVDKVRELQSAGKKAFVWIGLHEPDEFQMQSVADVFSLHELAVEDAVHAHQRPKLERYDTTLFLVLKTINYVEHDSMENAREIVETGEIMVFVGPEFVVTVRHGDHSGLAGVRKRLDSSPSILKLGPFAVMHAIADHVVDSYLDVTDLIETDIDAMEEDVFSPRSRSGIEYIYLLKREVVEMRRAVAPLTQALSRLLTDHNDLISVEVRRYMRDVLDHNVIASERVASYDEMLSSLVQAALGKIAVQQNVDMRKISAWVAIAAVPTALAGIYGMNFDNMPELHWAWGYPAVLCVMAVVCFVLYRTFRRNNWL
- a CDS encoding suppressor of fused domain protein, which gives rise to MIDVLAAVRARLDEYFTAAGITAEPVSASVTFLGTERIDVLRYGPDPRTEGADVYHYVTLGCSRHPMFDPTELVSDPIHGPRAEVMLSLRGPTPTGLARSLAVVAAAPAVEGLILDADALIDLENPVFETAPFTAYLLGLSDIGEVTLPDPLSPVKLLTATPITATEAAWVRLKGADAMREAWQTDGVDVLDPARRAASPS
- a CDS encoding ABC transporter ATP-binding protein; the protein is MAEIVLDRVTKSYPDGAGGVRAAVKEFSMTIADGEFIILVGPSGCGKSTTLNMIAGLEEITSGELRIGGERVNEKAPKDRDIAMVFQSYALYPHMTVRQNIAFPLTLAKVPKAEIATKVEETAKILDLSELLDRKPGQLSGGQRQRVAMGRAIVRSPKAFLMDEPLSNLDAKLRVQMRAEISRLQDRLGTTTVYVTHDQTEAMTLGDRVVVMLSGEVQQIGTPDELYSSPANLFVAGFIGSPAMNFFPATRTDVGVRLPFGEVTLTPHMLDLLDKQARPENIIVGIRPEHIEDSALLDGYARIRALTFSVRADIVESLGADKYVHFTTEGAGAESAQLAELAADSGAGTNQFIARVSADSRVRTGEQIELAIDTTKLSIFDAATGLNLTRDITPTDPTEAAGPDAG
- a CDS encoding carbohydrate ABC transporter permease, with amino-acid sequence MDARRATWWSVVNVLVIVYALIPVLWILSLSLKPTSSVKDGKLIPSEITFANYKAIFSGDAFTSALFNSIGIGLITTIIAVVIGGMAAYAVARLQFPGKQLLIGVALLIAMFPHISLVTPIFNMWRGIGLFDTWPGLIIPYITFALPLAIYTLSAFFREIPWDLEKAAKMDGATPAQAFRKVIAPLAAPGIVTAAILVFIFAWNDLLLALSLTATQRAITAPVAIANFTGSSQFEEPTGSIAAGAMVITIPIIIFVLIFQRRIVAGLTSGAVKG
- a CDS encoding carbohydrate ABC transporter permease produces the protein MTAAVTPSASAVASDDKKSERRLAFWLIAPAVLLMLAVTAYPIGYAVWLSLQRYNLAEPHDTEFIGLANYVTVLTDGYWWTAFAVTLGITVVSVAIEFALGLALALVMHRTIFGKGAVRTAILIPYGIVTVAASYSWYYAWTPGTGYLANLLPEGSAPLTDQLPSLAIVVLAEVWKTTPFMALLLLAGLALVPQDLLNAAQVDGAGPWKRLTKVILPMIKPAILVALLFRTLDAFRIFDNIYILTGGSNDTGSVSILGYDNLFKAFNVGLGSAISVLIFLSVAIIAFIYIKIFGAAAPGSDEEVR
- a CDS encoding ABC transporter substrate-binding protein; this translates as MRARRLCAAAVAAMAAASMVSACGSQTGGIVINYYTPANEEATFKAVANRCNEHLGGRFQIAQRNLPKGADDQRLQLARRLTGNDKSLDVMALDVVWTAEFAEAGWAVPLSEDPAGLAEADATENTLPGPLETARWQDELYAAPITTNTQLLWYRADLMPAPPTTWDGMLDEANRLYREGGPSWIAVQGKQYEGMVVWFNTLLQSAGGQVLSDDGQRVTLTDTPEHRAATVKALQIIKSVATAPGADPSITQTDENTARLALEQGKAALEVNWPYVLPSLLENAVKGGVSFLPLDGDPALQGSINDVGTFSPTDEQFDIAFDASKKVFGFAPYPGVNPDEPARVTLGGLNLAVASTSQHKAEAFEAIRCLRNVENQRYTSIEGGLPAVRTSLYDDPAFQKKYPQYEIIRQQLTNAAVRPATPVYQAVSTRMSATLAPISDIDPERTADELTEAVQKAIDGKGLIP
- a CDS encoding general stress protein; protein product: MTSPFQSGQNPGKTPGSPMRGALPTPPRGWPIGSYPTYAEAQRAVDYLSDQQFPVQQVTIVGVDLMQVERVTGRLTWPKVLGGGVLSGAWLGLFIGLILGFFSPNPWSALLTGLIAGVFFGLITSAIPYAMARGTRDFSSTMQLVAGRYDVLCDPQNAEQGRDLLARLTI
- a CDS encoding DUF4190 domain-containing protein, giving the protein MTNPDGPAGGTPPSGSGEPPAYQPGYPPAQPDPFAPVDYPYSPPPAAFPPPYPPPQPGFSYAPFDPYGRPPGTNGLAIASLVCSLAGMLCCLPGLAGLVLGILGMRETRRTGQDGYGIAVAGTVIGAFVTVGIALYFVLLLIGAAVAPN